In Acidiphilium acidophilum, the sequence AATCCGAGAAGCGCGAATTGGTCAGCCGACTGACTATCTTGCTTCTCCATCTGATCAAGTGGCAATTCCAAGCTCCAAAGCGCAGCAAAAGCTGGCAAAATAGCGTCGAAGTCCAGCGAATCAGCCTAGACTCGCACTTGCGCGACAATCCCAGCCTCAAATCCGTCTTGGATAGCTCAATTTCCGAAGCTTACCGGGTGGCACGCCTGGAAGCTGAAAACGAAACCGGCATCGACAAGAATACTTTTCCGGTGACCTGCCCCTGGTCATTCGACCAAATGATAGCAGAAGACTTCTGGCCGGAAGCCTAAAAGGACGGGTAGCGTCAGTGCTTTCCATAATTCTCGATTCTGATGTCTTCTTTACCTTACCTCTACGGTAAGGTTTAGGCTTTTTTTATTTTCACCAATCGAGAAGTATAAAAATATCATGAAACGTCGCACCATCTCCGCTATCCTCGGCAGTTTGTGTTCTGGCCTCCTCACCCTCCTTGGCCTTGGCTCGAGACAGGCTGCTGCACAACTGCCGAGTGATAGTGGCCCATCTGGCGGAATGATGGGGTCAAACATGCCCCACATGGACATGCAGGGGATGATGTCCCGCGGTAATATGATGGGACCCATGAAGCTCGGTATGAAACTGTTCGAGCGCCATGCCGAAATCACGCGCGCCACGGACTACATGCCAAACGGCATTATTGACACCACGGTCTCGAACAATCCGACAACCGCTCATCTTATCCAGGCGCATGTGATCGAAATGTATAACCGCCTCGATGAGAGGCGACCGTTCCCCTACCCGATGAGCAACAGTGTCCCAGCCATGTTCGCTAATAGCACGAAATACCAACGATCTTATAAGCTCTTACCAACCGGGATTCAGGTCACCGAAACCTCGGACGATCCAGAAATGGTAAAAGTAATCTATGCTCATGCCCGAGAATTGGACCGCTTTGCGAAAGACGGCATGCCAGCGATGATGCGTGGCATGATGAAATAAGAAGATTGAACCGATGATGCACCCCGGTATGATGAACGGCTGGAT encodes:
- a CDS encoding DUF29 domain-containing protein; this encodes MSTSTLYDRDFYAWANEQAGLLREGKLTQADIEHIAEEIESMGKSEKRELVSRLTILLLHLIKWQFQAPKRSKSWQNSVEVQRISLDSHLRDNPSLKSVLDSSISEAYRVARLEAENETGIDKNTFPVTCPWSFDQMIAEDFWPEA